One stretch of Micromonospora echinospora DNA includes these proteins:
- a CDS encoding mechanosensitive ion channel family protein, which yields MPKTLAVGQVDIGAAWTDFWRSVLLFVPRAIAFIAILVVGWLIARAVLKIVDAALERVGFDRAVERGGIKRALERTKYDASDILAKLAYYAVLLFTLQFAFGVWGPNAISDLIRGVVSWLPRAFVAIVIVVIAAAIANAVRDLVSGALGGLSYGRVLADVTAIFILALGVIAALNQVGIATTVTTPVLVAFLATVAGILIVGVGGGLIKPMQDRWDGWLHRAAEESRAFREQRQAQQAGRGDYERKMADRGGQPTPAAPQSSMSGAGTYRSGEMGDETQQFRRPGG from the coding sequence AAACCCTCGCGGTCGGGCAGGTCGACATCGGTGCGGCCTGGACCGACTTCTGGAGGTCGGTGCTGCTCTTCGTACCGCGGGCGATCGCGTTCATCGCGATTCTCGTCGTGGGTTGGCTCATCGCCCGAGCCGTACTCAAAATCGTGGACGCGGCACTGGAACGGGTGGGGTTCGACCGCGCCGTGGAACGCGGCGGCATCAAACGAGCCCTGGAACGCACCAAGTACGACGCCAGCGACATCCTGGCCAAACTGGCCTACTACGCGGTCCTGCTGTTCACCCTGCAGTTCGCCTTCGGGGTATGGGGACCGAACGCGATCAGCGACCTGATCCGCGGGGTGGTGTCCTGGCTTCCGCGAGCCTTCGTGGCGATCGTGATCGTGGTGATCGCCGCCGCCATCGCCAACGCTGTCCGGGACCTGGTCTCCGGCGCGCTCGGCGGGCTCTCGTACGGCCGGGTGCTGGCCGACGTGACGGCGATCTTCATCCTGGCGCTCGGCGTGATCGCCGCGCTGAACCAGGTGGGTATCGCCACCACGGTGACCACACCGGTGCTCGTGGCCTTCCTCGCCACCGTGGCCGGCATCCTGATCGTCGGTGTCGGTGGTGGTCTGATCAAGCCGATGCAGGACCGCTGGGACGGGTGGCTGCACCGGGCCGCGGAGGAGTCCCGGGCGTTCCGGGAGCAGCGGCAGGCGCAGCAGGCCGGCCGGGGCGACTACGAACGCAAGATGGCCGACCGGGGCGGGCAACCGACGCCGGCCGCGCCGCAGTCGTCGATGTCGGGCGCGGGCACGTACCGCTCCGGCGAGATGGGCGACGAGACGCAACAGTTCCGCCGGCCGGGAGGCTGA